Within the Cydia pomonella isolate Wapato2018A chromosome 10, ilCydPomo1, whole genome shotgun sequence genome, the region AAAGATTGGACGGGTTTGGAATGGTAACAAGGCGTGTGTTCTGTTGGGTGGCACCCCCAATGTGATGCTGGTCATTCTCATAGAAAATATGTATGTGAATTTGATGACGCGTCGCCTAACGTGACACGTGGGTAACATTGCAATTGTGTGTAAACTGTGTAATGCCGATTCTGTACACATGTCTTTTGACACAAGCGTGTAAACCTAAGAAGCATGATAGTGCAGTGAAGTTACGCGTCTTTGTAGAGCTTTCTGAGTATGAGGGCCTTAACTCAAAATTTATGAACGTTATTCTCTGTATGTATATGACTCACGCACGTGTGTCGTTGATGGGTGCGTCGGCAGGAGGTAGTTGTGCAGCGGCCGCAGTCGCCATCACCAGCAGCGCTAGCGCCAGCGCCGATCTCATCGCACCGACCTGTCCATTGTGACACTAGAACAATACACGCGAGACAATTAGAaaacttttgaaaattaaatcaatacCGGGACGCGCACTATGTCACTATCAGCATAGTTGTCAAAGCAATGACTTTAATAATACGTGgtattacatacaaaatttaattatttgattcaaataacgatttctaataaaatacttattagcCCTACGAAAGTGCTATATTCCAATAGAATgagtgtaatttaaataaattatgacacAAACCTCTAAAGCCAATATTCCAAAATAGCCAGAATAGAAAAGTAAAACCTTTTATGCACTGTCAACTTTTTTCcacatataggtacagtcagcatcaatagtagcggatgaaacaacgcgccaaaagtatgtgATATTCCGAATAAATTTTCCAAgtatagataaatctctcaaatttacattcaaaagtatattatttatagtcttaattgttctacatatagaactatccatttttattaagcttttacagaatggtagatacttttgaaaccttgtttgatccgctacttttgatgctgactgtacaacaacaCTACTTATTATCCCAGTTGTATgatctattatatttatttaaaacttaagtGAATATTTTTCAGATTATGTCGGGTGAGCAAATCAATTAaagtgctaacaaattagctaccaAGTGTTTTACAGCTCTTTAGCACTTTTCAGTACTTGGCTCTTCGAACATACGAGTATTCTTaaacattataggttttatgatgCTTTTTTGGAGAATATTGAAAAACTTTGCTAAGTTACCCTGTTAATGAGATATTTAAATGATCCCTTATGGAAaagattctagaacctcttaCCCAAGGGTCGGAACTGGTTTATATAATaccggttttcctccgaacttttctAAGCACGCGAACgttataaaaactttattttaacccacaaaaaccggtttatttgacTACTAGCGACGAAACAGCCGACTGACCTGGTGGTGTGCCAAGCCaagtaaacatagacaccgacataggaagaacccgttttttattgttctaaaccgctTAATTTGACAAGGACGGTTCTCATataaaccggtttaaaaataacggtttttggATCGAAACCGAAATTAAGGTGTGTCCCATTTTGTCCGCCACACcgatgggaatgatttgtatgcaGCAGAGATGGGCATTAATCGATTAACTTTTTAATCGACTaatcaaacaattaaaaaagttaatcgTCAAAATTAGTCGTCGATTAATTTAATCGCGAGTTATTAGTCGACCTTACATATgattgaaattgaattaatcTGAATATTAATAGATTAAATATTTCGATTAACTCCCGATTGAAAGTTGACTGGCCGTCATTTTTGTACGCATCTAAAATTCAAGATGTCTTGCGTATGCATTAAAAACCTTTCCATAGCTATATAAATGTGCTTCAATAATAGAAGACGGTTACTATTATATAGTACAGACAGAATTACAGATATAAGTACTTGGCGTGGTAGGTGTCGACTATCGGTAGGTGCCGACTGTTGGTAAGTGTCGGGTATTGGcgggtacggtcacgtctgaaaatatcgatacgaaaaaggtagtgtatgcatatttttggcacatttttcggaCTGTACCAATTATTATTAGGTGCCGACTATTGGTAAATGTCAACTATTGGTAGATACCGATTATTGATAGCTGTCAACTATTGGCAGGTGTCGACTATTGGTAGGTGACCGCTATTGGTACGTGCCAATTAGTGGCAGGTGTCGCATATGCTTCCATGTaagcatataatatataagtaagtgccatagaccctaCTGGCGGTTGCCGCTTTTTAGAACTTTTCCTAAAAAACGAAAGGACAGAAGAATTATATTTAACTACCGAACCtagtcacaaaatttcacaagaattagttgagaattgcgacctgtagagaagaACATCCAGACATATGATAGCATATTGCCCGAgctaaaacggagaccttcgctaacgatTTGGTCAACAATAAACAATTCCGACGAATTAAGAACCTTCTTCTTTTTTAAAGTCGTCACCGTCACATATGATCTTTATAACAGATcatatgtgacgttccacgggtaaaggtaccttatggcgctcggtgcttacgctgttattaacGACGCTCCAATGCTAATGCGCTGCtatgcggcgtaagcgccaaccgccataaggtaccatTATCTGTTGAACGTCACATATTTGGTTCTAAACTTAATCGACTAATTAATCGATTAAAAAAGTTAGTCGCGGGTAATTAGTCGACGATTAATTTAATCGCGACTAATGTTAATCGCACCTCTTcgagtaaaaataattaaacgtcacttttaaccgTCGCTCGCGATTAAGTCGGTTAATTTTGATGGTTAATCGTTAGTCGATTCAATTTTGCCCATCTCTGGTATGCAGCGCCTATTCCGATAACGGTTTAGAAATTTGACTGGTTTCCGAGCCttaataaatcaaatgacacgttgattataagatttaagacaaacaattgttgAGGTGACTGAAAGTGTATAACAtcttgtcataaaaaaaaattgaaaagttttcttaatttatatttaaaattatttgtttatctcttaaaatatcggtaactaaTCGGTAATTTGTTGGCACCTTatataatacttattaaaatcgatctagattcTCCAGATGCAAGGTACCCTCAAAAATGTAGTCTAATTAAGAAAATAACATTGAAGAACAATTAAATATGCACAGGTACCCACGTGATAGTGTTATTAAGTTATTACACGCTACACGTCACAAATAATATGCCAATGATCTTGTGCCTATAGGAGGTATATTCACACGTTGTGTTTACGACGAGGTCGGTCGTAAAAGTAACACATGCATAGCAAATGAATTTCGCATTTTGACACATGTGGGAATTCACAAGATAAGAGTGTGCTGTATACACGCTGTACAGGTATTCTATTGTTTTCAAAGGTGTGCTCTGCTtttatttcaattgtttgaAGGCCAGTACTTTACGTAGCGATTAGGTAGTTTATGACAACGAATAATTAATTACTCTTTAAAAGCGGAAGCTGTTGTCATTTTTATATAGGTGTTTAACGTAAAATATTACTACTTTAGCACAAAATCTGAATACTATTACACACGTCGTCGGTATTACAGGTAattgaaagtttatttatttgtaagagCAGTTGCAATTTATTTACAACGGTTAAGTAGAGTTCTTAATTCACTCGTAAAAGCCATCTTCCAATTTCCAATCCTGCCAATGATTAAATTGATACCTATATGGTTCGATAAGTACCTAAAGTAAAATGATAAAGGTCCCTGCCTCAAGAGTTGTGGTGTCAGTAGCATAAATCTCTTCTTAgtacaaactaattaaaatctACACTATGTACGTATACTATCATCAacttttattttagatataactaaactaactgctttggctcagcgatccgaaaagaatcttggcccccgaaacgagagaacgccatctgtcccgatccagcgcggtttcctgccatgaattggatcctgcaataatttattatagatCTCTGTAAGCAAGGTTTGGCgacataattatgtttattagAATTTATGATAAAAGCACTCAGTTTAGTGAGATTTTAGCCAATTATTGTATTGATGTGGGTCAGACGGTCTGTCTATAACAGTACGAACGGGTTTGCAAATTAGCTGACATTGGCATTCGATAAACGTCTCATATGACCGCTATCGAGTGCGTATCGCTCATGTGTGTTGATATACAagtaaatgtgacattatcaGACAAAAATGACCACTCAGTAGGCTATCAACAAGGACGATCCTTAATTGTATCTTTATTAATGTATTGACATCACATAAAGAGGTACCTTTTACTGGAGGTCGACATAAATAAGtgctttgtatttttattgaggCGATAACTTGCATTCGTCCTTATACCACATTTCCTGCGGCCAGTCATTCTAATGACGAATTAGGTAATCTAATGCAGCTTGCACTACTTATGCAATTTTCgttacaaaatagtattttgcATAATTTATGATGGGGCTTGAAAGACATAGCGTAGCGTACTCAATAAAACCGTAACTTTAATAATACTACGTAATACTTATCTATAGTATAAACGAACACCAAGTCACCAGCTTGCAGTAAAATAAGTTACCTTTATTATTTACCGTTATTTAATCCAATAAAAAATCGGCCCAGAGTACCtatgtcgggccatgctaagtgtagggttctgtagttaccaGTCTGTCTGTGAAAATATTGAtttcatcaaaaaatgttttttggaaacccttattcgttttgaaagatctaTCCAATGATACTCCACTCCGTTAGGTTAAAGCGGGAaagtgaaaaaacattttgtaagagaagggtaaaatattttttgtagtttttatgttGCCGTTCTGTCACCATgcacgatatatatatatatatatatatatatatatatatatatatatgtatatgtatccatgccaaattacagctttctagcactaacgatcacggagcaaaatCGCGGATGGACTGACAGACGGTTATGGCGAAACTAAAAGCGTTcctaaatttcatttaaatcggttcagcggctTACGCGTCAAGtcaagaggtaacagacagacagagttactttcgcatttgtAATGTTAGTAGGAATGCAGACATAATAAAATCCCAGGCATCTAAATGTTCAGATTTAGTCTACTGACATTTCAAATAATAACAATGGAATTTGCTCTTAGTCGGGTGTCGACAAAGTCTTTAAATACAATAGGCACGCGTCTTAACTTAACCTTGTAACCAGATAATCTATAGGAGAGTAGTTAAACTGAATCGACAGCTGTCTCAGGTTTTGAAACAGTTTTTTACATGTgtaatttcttaaaattagttcttaaactaaaatatgaaaCGAATCAAGAGTCTTACtaaccactcacttgcttttggtagttgtagttaccagctgtcatccatattttattataataatagaagccactgaaaaatatcaagcacgtgAGTGGTTATATACTTATCCGGTTTTCTTACACTATAAAGAATCCATTACGTTTCGTCAGCGGTTTGTTTCGTTCAATGAAAAAGGTTTACCTTACAAAAATGATACGAAATAcgtttataacatttaaaacgaAAACATACTTCCATAATGATAATATAAACAACATTTATCTTAGGAGACTATTCTTTTTACAGGTAAGTATAAAGTATAGAATCTGTCTGCGGGAAATTCCCCACACGAgcgtatatttctttttttttttcaaccgtAGGAAATAGAGCCCATCTGCTTTTGACTGCAAAAACTAAGAGCAATCGCTGCTTTGTCGATGAAGTTAACAATCGTGAagtattatttgaaaaaagtacTTGCGTTCGGAATTTCCCTCTAACGGATTTGACAGCATTGACCTTTAtatctttaattaaaaatattcaggAAAAcattaagcaaaaaaaatggaatttgaaattttttgaaattaaaactacTTCTATAGGTAATCCTACAGTTAAGTAGTTGGGAGTACTTAGATATATAATAACCTCTGTTAACACTCATAAAGGCCTAGTATAAAGTGTCGCACGTCGAACCAGGAACAAGCAATATGGAAACGGGGCTACTGCAAACACGGTCGCTTGCGCGATGCGACGGAGTAGGTAAGGCCCGGTGAAAGTTGCCCACAACGCGTTTGTGACGTACTATTCACGCAACTCATGGGCACGAGCAATTTACGCTACCATTCAATGCGGACCCCCCACGTCCCTTCCGCGTCTTTTATACCCGGGTTATGAATGGTGCGTCATATGGAGTTTGAGGGGTCAGGGAAGAGTGGTCGTTTTAAACATAAATCGGCGGTCAAGGGCCTCGGCTCACCGGATCTGCCGGGAAACATGCGGGTTCTCGACGCTCAAAACATCCGGGACCAATGTAAGTTTAACCTTGATCCAGGGATGTTATTTCACGGTTTTTATCACAAGTCACATCACGTCACGAAATTTGCATCTCCACTCCAATTTTCTGTGACAATGACTAATGCATATAGAATTGCAAAACTTGATATTTCGCCGGTGACATCTCTACTTTTCATATCATGATCATGCAGCCTATATGTCAAGAACTGCAACTAAATCCAGCCGAATGTTGCTTCTAGACTATCTGGAAGGGAGTCGATGACTGGTAACTGTACATACAAACGTATCATAACTTGTTTACTTAACTGTACGTTTTCGAGTCCCTTTATACATAGGTGACTCAACGTTTCAAGGCATTTATTTTAAGGCGATCGCTAACAGACCTGACCTGCCTGACCActcatattacaaaaataatgttaatatttaatatttaatttccttttaaaaatattcgatGCTAGAGTACTGTACTGtatcaacaaaaaataaaatatttggatTTAGACCAGCTAAAAAACAGCTATTAGAGTTCCATTaaactataggtacctatagtatTTAACGTGTTTTTAACTTTATCttaatacatacctactcataaaatatgggctatttttatttttttctaccgCGCCGCCCATATGTATCATGGTATTATGGTGGATTATGGCGAGTGTTAATTATTCCAGGAATAGAATATCCTTCCGTGAACTCCACAAAAAATGCCCCCACAGTGTTGCTAATTTTTAAGTGAGTACTTTTAAAACTCACTGATGTGAAATTGttgaaaatatatacatattctaTAAAATCAATGCTAGAGTTAATGATAAATTCACAATTTTAATTGAAAGGCATGatatttatagatcgtgtcattcacgaaaacgcgtaccttgactcgtattgtcacgttattaaagattatatttgacaaatttgcgcgtcatcgttgaTGACACAAACTATTATATATACAAATGAAATGTACATATATTACAGTAAAGTGCCAGTAGCCGCGTCTTCCATCTTGCTTAACTCTTCATTAACAATTCTGAAGTATTCTTCTTCAGCAGCCGTCTCCGCCTCTTCATCCTCTTCATCTTCTGGCTTCGGTGATGTTGGCGCCTGTTCATGCTGTTCTTGCAATCTTAGTTTCAAATTGATTTCCCTTTGACGAGCTTCTAAGTTATGTTCACGTCTAGTTTCTCTCTCATATAATAAACCCATAAGATGTTTGTCATCTTTCCCCGGTACAACCATGTTTTCGGGAATTGTAGTTAAATAAGTAGAACCATTGGTGTCCCCAGCTGCTATGAGGTGGCCACCTTCATGTGGAGATACCTTTGTAAGTCCATATTTCGACAATTTTAATGAAGCTACGGGCTCTTTATATTTACGAAGAAAGTCCCAGTAATACATGTAACCTCCTTGGCAGACGGACATATAACTGGAATATCTGAAAGGAGCCCACGCAACATCAGAAACTTGGTAGCGATAAGGTTTGGTTATTATTATGGGAGCTGATCGGACTTCCTCACTCCACACTTGGACAGTGTAGTCCCCGCATGTGACAAACATTCTCGCCGTGCAAGGACTTCGCTGGACAGTTCGAACTGCTCCTAAATGAGCTTTAAAAATTGCTGCCATAACTTCTCCATGTGATCTACCCATGCGATTCACGGTTATGACAAGGCCGGAGTCGGTTCCACTGAGAAacttcgtagggaacccggcgTTAAAATCTAAAGAACTGATGGCTTCGGCTGTAGTTAATTGTGGTTGCTCCCCCGGTGCCAAATTTAGTGTCATAATCAGCTGGTCTAATGGTTTTGAAAGATCTCGCAAATCCCACCAATAGCAACATCCATCTGGCGAACCAGTAAAGATTTCAGTGTTCGTTCTTGAAGTCGTGTAACGCATGGCTGAAACCGGGGCAAAGTGAGAATTGAAAACGGAGCTACTAGAAACTGATATTTTGCCACTGCGAATATCAAAGACATTCACAGTTCCATTGTTAAGCCCTCCTACTAATACCTGTGGATCAACGGGTGAGCATAGTAATTGACAACATGGCACATCTGGTATTATTTCGTGCTCGGGAGTGCTTTGGTTTGTAACATTCCATATATAGCAAACAGTTTCAATATCTGGTTTTGTATCTGAAACCCATTGTTTATAAGCGTAGGCGACAGCTAATTTTGGTTCCTGCTCGTGAGTCCAGCAAACACAAGAGACTGGGCGATTCCAGGAGTCTCTGAAAACATTTTGCTCTCGTATATGATACGTCTCCACAGGTTCTTGAGCTAGCATATCGGAAAAATATGATTCGTATAAATTAATGGCGTTGTTCTGGTTAATGCAGTGCACCATCTGTTTAGATAGAGAGTCTACTGCATGGATATAGTTTTCCTCGTGTGTAACGCGTCGGCAATGTCGTAATACTAGTTCTTCGTGGTCTGGATGCACCTCACGTGGCCAGCCTCCTTCCTTGTGATTCATACCTTGGTCATTAAAAAGAACTTGCTTGGTGTTCGCATCATGCTGGGATTGAGGGAGTGTCGCCTGAACAGATACATGGACTGGGTTGCGAAGGCAGTATAACTTTTGCTGGACTTTGTCAGGGTTAATTGAGTCTAGTAAGTGTCCTGGCACTGACGTAAACAGTGGTTGCCGCCCAAAATCCTTCCTTTTTTTCGTGTATTCATAGCTCGATTTGAAGTAACGGAAAGGCATACTGAAATTCGACGCAGGCTTAAAAATTCAACGAAATcctgaatattttaattataatcacTTAATCAGATCTTACAAAAGTCAAACGATTTAATCAGCATGGTCATGAAATCATTTGCTTACACTGAATGCAGTGACGTCACACACGTCATAGTTGCCATATGTGTCCTCGGTTGATAATGGCGGCAATGACAATAACTTCAACAACTGGTAATACGCTTAAACAACGTAATTAGTGGGTGCACTTTTAAATACTTTTCGATTAGCTAGATCCATGTTCTCAAGCcagtacttatttaaattaaagacATAGCAGGTTCCTAATTGCCTATGCGAAGgtgttaggtaggtaggtaataagACGAATATCCAAGTTTATGAATGTGCCTATGTttggtttaaaataattaaacaaatctTATATACTTGTCACTTTAAGTTCACTAAAATCCTACCGTTTGTCTTCCTACTTTATTGCAACGTAGACCACAATTAGTGACGTGTGTTTATAATCGTTGCGGTATTGTAGAACACCAGGAAACTTTGCAACAATACTCCTATATTATAGGTTACGTTGGAATTATTATGTTGTTACGCGCTGCATTTAATATGCATTGAGAACACATACATATGCGAGGACTGACATTCGCTGTAGGTTACATTTCGCCTGTGCATCTACCGATACAgatttatacctacatattgtatatccatactaataataaaattgcgAAACTCTGTCAGTCAGTATGTTACTTCCTGCTGAACCGAACCGAACCGATTTACTTAGATGGAATTTGTTATGGAGattggagatagtttgagtcccgggaaaAGACATACTATTAGGATagattttatcacgaaaatcATCACTCTTCGCAGACAAAGTCACCGGCGTAAGCTAGTACTCTATAAGTAGTAATCCCTGTTTAgtggtaggtacctatatacacATGGATACTAAAATGGAATTCCTTAAAATCCATGTGGATGCATCCactcaaaaatgctcaaaactAAAAATTGTTCTAGCGGAAGACGGACTTGAAGAAATGGAcacgttataaataaaaaaatatgtgtgatagacgtaatggtatggaaccctcgtttcgcgagtccgactcgcacttagccagTTTTTTTCTATACAAATCGGTACGAACAATGTAACAGCTAGAGATTGAGCGCGCGCATAATTTAGGGAAAAAGGATTGCATCCATAATGGAAAggtttatagatcgtgtcatccacgatgacgcgcagatttgtcaaaactAACCTTTAATACCATGACAATATGaattaaggcacgcgtcttcgtgaatgacacgatctttagGAATTAGGACGGGAGTCGGGACGGGAAAAAGTAAGGTACGTAGCAACTTAAAAGAACAGAGATTAGCACCCTATTCTTTTAATCGACATATTTGTATATACTTATTTCTTCGTgaccttaatttttttactgCGACTACAAttcgattttgacgtgtcttttattgaaaaacacttttgtaaaataagtcacggcaaatatgtaaaaattataaattatattcgataatttatgtacattaaagcgtttttcaataaaaatatatatgtcaagattgtttaacttttttctaatgctaaaaaaacgaacattCTATATACACTATAGaatgttcgtttttttagcattagaaaaaatttAGCATTAGGTAACTTTCGAGGCTGACTGTAGTAGGACTAGTAGGTACAGCCATGGACTTTAAATGTTGATCCATtaagggtttactttacattggacatttcataccgttactGACAAGTACTAAATCCGTGACTGTATTTGTGTTGGTGTTTGACGTTTGTTTAAAGGTTGGAGTTTAGACCGACTCTGTTTAGGTCAAATGGTTGACTCGAGAGAAAGCCTGAAAATACTTTGTTGGAATTATAGTTAAGCGgataaattcattaatttattaatcagccaaataaaagattttttttaaatttattaggtAGATTAAATAAACCTAATTAAGCACATTAAGATATTGATtcagataaataaaattgatgaattttgaatgatgatgatgattgttaaaAAATCTTGTTACCTTCCCAGGGTGTGAAATATGTATcttcaaatttcatctaaatcggttcagcgtgAAGAGgtgagagacagacagacagatttACTTCCGCATTTATAATAGTATAATTATATCTAGTAGGAATGTTGTTAAAGCCGTGACCGAGTAAAGGTAGGGTAGATacctaaatatgtacctactaaatCAATTAATTTGTTAAGGTCTTTCCTAATTTGCGAATAATGAGTATTCAAACCggtaaattgttattttaattaaaccaaACACTTTCCTTATGTAATTTGACAATAATTTCGTAACCTTACGAACAATGGAATACACAGAACTGCATATTGCACTATTGCAATGCCATCGAACCCATAAAATAGCGAAAACTTACTTTGTTCCTAACCATAAAAAGGTAAACAGTTGCAATTCGCGAATCCGCAATCCACGCTCACATGACACACTCATTACACGATTAGCAACATGTCACAAAAactgtcataatcataaataacaCGGCACTATTGTTTTAAGTTTAGAAATCGGGAAAGTTGCGCGCGCACGGGCATGCGTCGCGCGCGACGGCGCAAGCGACTGGTTGGAGACTGGACTGTGCGGCCCGTGCGGTAGAAAGAGAAGTTACTTAATTCATAAACATTGGTCGTTCTGAACAAAAAGGGGCATTATAAAGTGTGGCGCTTGCGTTTCGCAGCGTCGCATTTGTATAGGGGATTTGTTAACAAGAGCGTAAACGCCATTCCCCCTAGGTCCTTTTAAAGGGCAAGTAGCTTACTGGGTATAACTTGACCCCAAGACTGGTATCTATCTACTATGGTTAAGCGGAGGTCAAAAATAAACTGGTTGAAAGGGTTTTGGTTGTGAACAGCAAAGTAGTACCGTGAACTGCGACTCGTTAAGTTTGTGCGATACTATAAACATCAACAAATCGATAACTTGATGCTTGAGAGTTTATGCTTAAACATAGATCTgaaacaattttgaaaaatcatatttGTACATTTACGCTATTATTAACAAATCCCCAGTACAAATGCGAGTATGGGACGCTGCGTAGCGCACGCGCCAACCATTCTAAGGCCACGCTATTTATGTACATCATAATAAAATTAGGAGGAATAGATACataacatttgatatatcatCCACAAACTTAAAAAAACGAAGACAATATTTAGTGAAGGTCAGAACCTAAAAAGTGTTActtaatattatgttatgtgTACGTACCTActacgaaaaaaaataaaaaataagtggGCACCTAACTGCTTTCGAATTATAACAAGTATACCGAGTATAAATTAAGGTGCATGTTACCCGCTACCTAATGCTGTTTAGATTGTCGCGACAAACCACCGACTAACTAACTCTCTTTTACAAGTATTATGTATTACAAAATATCATTAGACAATGGATATAACTACTTCATTTTCCA harbors:
- the LOC133522227 gene encoding dynein intermediate chain 3, ciliary-like, whose amino-acid sequence is MPFRYFKSSYEYTKKRKDFGRQPLFTSVPGHLLDSINPDKVQQKLYCLRNPVHVSVQATLPQSQHDANTKQVLFNDQGMNHKEGGWPREVHPDHEELVLRHCRRVTHEENYIHAVDSLSKQMVHCINQNNAINLYESYFSDMLAQEPVETYHIREQNVFRDSWNRPVSCVCWTHEQEPKLAVAYAYKQWVSDTKPDIETVCYIWNVTNQSTPEHEIIPDVPCCQLLCSPVDPQVLVGGLNNGTVNVFDIRSGKISVSSSSVFNSHFAPVSAMRYTTSRTNTEIFTGSPDGCCYWWDLRDLSKPLDQLIMTLNLAPGEQPQLTTAEAISSLDFNAGFPTKFLSGTDSGLVITVNRMGRSHGEVMAAIFKAHLGAVRTVQRSPCTARMFVTCGDYTVQVWSEEVRSAPIIITKPYRYQVSDVAWAPFRYSSYMSVCQGGYMYYWDFLRKYKEPVASLKLSKYGLTKVSPHEGGHLIAAGDTNGSTYLTTIPENMVVPGKDDKHLMGLLYERETRREHNLEARQREINLKLRLQEQHEQAPTSPKPEDEEDEEAETAAEEEYFRIVNEELSKMEDAATGTLL